One part of the Solanum dulcamara chromosome 8, daSolDulc1.2, whole genome shotgun sequence genome encodes these proteins:
- the LOC129898959 gene encoding OVARIAN TUMOR DOMAIN-containing deubiquitinating enzyme 6-like → MTRILVQRGSTGSSSSSTNQNRSSVSLPGSSASSSASSQPQVSSTSQVPSTLKDDELLGELSESIVLDEFSVGSFNHKGGDDEASVESFGCDQSLPEEKIVDNEKVSDGAFVCGDSVKGSCGLRVEVAENEGTSLAGAKGSSCPPPPPPPIPPPKPASLNPSPRKFSLGSSNAVRIGSSREFVGQTNVSTRTSPTGSRPSSPRSHCESEGYNSADEQNPNFGSSRNDVEREHQFEIDIRRAKGLEVKKMREDGNCLFRAVADQVYGDSEAYDLVRQMCIDYMERERDHFSQFITEGFTSYCKRKRRDKVYGNNVEIQALSEMYNRPIHIYSYSIEPMNTFHGSYNSDTPPIRLSYHHGNHYNSLIDPRRLSVGAGLGFSCLRGKNVDKDNVKAAIKAQQDQQIDNALLAEGRFYSDVELTEKEMEHMVIEASRAEYIAHDNKFRQQLGHRESSTSGAEPSSSGTRSSGSEKRQEAGRELSSSDSTFSDCIQVMLSMGFSYPRVIEAYSIFGDDVDSMVCYLIETSCSSRRKGKATE, encoded by the exons ATGACACGGATACTTGTTCAGAGGGGTTCTACCGGGTCTTCATCATCGTCGACAAACCAGAACAGGTCGTCAGTTTCACTCCCTGGATCATCTGCTTCTTCTTCAGCTTCATCACAGCCACAGGTTTCTAGCACTAGTCAAGTGCCATCAACTCTGAAAGATGATGAGTTGTTGGGAGAACTTTCAGAATCGATTGTCTTGGATGAGTTTTCAGTTGGTTCCTTCAATCACAAAGGTGGTGATGATGAAGCTTCAGTAGAAAGCTTTGGCTGTGACCAAAGCCTCCCTGAAGAAAAGATTGTTGACAATGAGAAGGTAAGTGATGGTGCTTTTgtctgtggggactccgtaaaaGGATCTTGTGGTTTAAGAGTTGAGGTAGCGGAAAATGAGGGTACTTCTTTGGCGGGGGCTAAAGGTAGTTCTTGTCCACCTCCTCCTCCACCTCCTATCCCACCTCCTAAACCTGCTTCACTAAACCCTAGCCCAAGGAAATTTTCATTAGGTAGTTCAAATGCAGTACGGATAGGATCATCTAGGGAATTTGTTGGGCAGACCAATGTGTCAACTAGGACTTCACCTACTGGATCTAGGCCATCCTCTCCACGGTCACACTGTGAAAGTGAAGGTTATAATAGCGCAGATGAGCAGAATCCCAACTTTGGATCCTCACGCAATGATGTG GAGAGAGAGCATCAGTTTGAAATTGATATAAGAAGAGCCAAAGGCTTAGAAGTTAAGAAAATGCGTGAAGATGGGAACTGCCTCTTCCGTGCAGTTGCTGACCAAGTATATGGTGATTCTGAAGCTTATGATTTGGTCAGGCAGATGTGCATCGATTACATG GAGCGCGAAAGAGACCACTTCTCTCAGTTTATAACTGAAGGATTCACATCCTACTGCAAGAGAAAAAGGAGAGACAAG GTCTACGGCAACAATGTGGAAATCCAAGCATTATCTGAAATGTATAATCGCCCTATCCATATATATTCTTACAGCATTG AACCAATGAACACGTTCCATGGAAGTTATAACTCAGACACGCCTCCTATCCGTCTCAGTTATCATCATGGAAATCATTACAACTCCCTCATTGATCCTCGCCGATTATCAGTTGGTGCTGGGCTTGGGTTTAGCTGTCTGCGAGGG aAAAATGTCGACAAGGATAATGTAAAAGCTGCAATTAAAGCTCAGCAGGACCAACAGATTGATAAC GCGCTTCTAGCTGAAGGACGCTTCTACTCAGATGTCGAGCTCACTGAAAAGGAAATGGAACACATGGTGATTGAAGCTTCTAGGGCTGAGTATATTGCACATGATAATAAGTTCCGGCAACAGCTTGGTCATCGAGAATCTTCCACATCCGGTGCTGAACCATCATCTTCAGGAACTA GGTCATCAGGAAGTGAGAAACGGCAGGAAGCTGGGCGAGAGCTCAGTTCGTCGGATTCTACCTTTAGCGACTGCATCCAGGTTATGCTATCGATGGGTTTCAGCTATCCACGAGTGATTGAGGCTTATAGTATATTTGGGGATGATGTTGATTCTATGGTTTGTTATCTCATAGAAACCAGCTGTAGCAGCAGGCGCAAAGGAAAAGCAACTGAATGA